The Caulifigura coniformis genome includes a region encoding these proteins:
- a CDS encoding M56 family metallopeptidase, with translation MERLESLVNWWIDLQSPLLEPLVFAAGYAALLAAIVLVINVAGRRWLTVGQMAVLWGLVLVRLALPVAPALSFSLASLWNRTAMAVEQLTHKEEPVILPVTRNLEAAPAHAQAAPDVELKPVENASQSRSASAETGDPLWMAVFSGAVTSILVVYPFVAVAILAWTAFVHWRFCRVFARQAPTQDERLLRLLDDAKSKAGVTRSIPLYVVADQPQPSICGLWTPAILLPTAAAELPGDRLQMLLLHELAHVRRGDVAINWMLAVLKAAHWWNPVFWLAAARFGALREQACDAFAIARSGEGSSRDYGEMLLHFAAAVADAPPSRWQVSIPASLMGISLKPGHRGVQRRLNALREATRSRSRLQRPAAAVLAVALAVAGWSEAKDISTRPQLNPWMPPLTVMPDWSTLPHEQGNIVSVDLDVADALRRHRETGLTAEQSETALTSMLNPVSGLEECRIEGSTLKLTARQSVVDDIVRQLEVWKEAGFRQIVMECRIITAEQDLATPIGVGWQTMGQVRPSNPLVRLGDPVQPLFVGGSAATEHSFPVCVAAINDSQSLQFVRAAQSDRLSNVMFAPKVTVFNGGTARTENHMRQPFVVGVEEEGDGTLKPTIQSFDEGLTLLLCPTESRDHSEMRVTGRIEAAHIVDVMTVAARTKRGREVNVQVPRVNRVCIDVDSTLKMNETLLIGCLPSYERKGFQYLMVTPRPLEETEARPRTVRKKKS, from the coding sequence ATGGAACGGCTGGAATCACTTGTGAACTGGTGGATCGATCTCCAGTCTCCGCTGCTGGAACCTCTCGTTTTTGCGGCCGGCTATGCCGCACTGCTCGCCGCGATTGTGCTGGTGATCAACGTCGCCGGCCGGCGATGGCTGACTGTCGGCCAGATGGCCGTTCTCTGGGGGCTCGTTCTGGTTCGACTGGCGCTGCCTGTAGCGCCGGCGCTGTCCTTCAGCCTCGCGTCGCTGTGGAACCGAACAGCGATGGCCGTCGAGCAGCTGACTCACAAAGAGGAGCCGGTCATTCTGCCGGTCACCCGCAACCTCGAGGCCGCGCCCGCTCATGCTCAGGCGGCCCCGGACGTCGAACTGAAGCCTGTCGAGAATGCTTCTCAATCCCGTTCCGCCTCGGCCGAAACGGGCGATCCGTTGTGGATGGCTGTGTTCAGCGGAGCAGTCACTTCGATCCTTGTCGTGTATCCGTTCGTGGCAGTCGCCATCCTGGCGTGGACGGCCTTTGTGCATTGGCGCTTCTGCCGCGTCTTTGCCCGGCAGGCGCCGACACAGGATGAACGGCTCCTGAGGCTGCTCGACGACGCGAAGTCGAAGGCCGGCGTCACCCGCTCAATTCCGTTGTACGTCGTGGCAGATCAGCCCCAGCCATCGATTTGCGGTCTGTGGACTCCGGCGATTCTGCTGCCGACGGCGGCGGCGGAATTGCCCGGTGATCGACTGCAGATGCTGCTCCTCCACGAACTGGCGCACGTCCGTCGCGGCGACGTGGCGATCAACTGGATGCTGGCAGTCCTCAAGGCGGCTCACTGGTGGAACCCAGTGTTCTGGCTGGCGGCCGCGAGGTTTGGCGCGCTCCGCGAACAGGCCTGCGACGCCTTCGCCATCGCGCGGAGCGGAGAGGGTTCGTCACGCGATTATGGCGAGATGCTCCTGCACTTCGCAGCTGCGGTCGCGGATGCTCCGCCCTCGCGGTGGCAGGTGTCGATTCCAGCTTCTCTCATGGGAATCTCGCTCAAGCCGGGACACAGGGGCGTGCAGCGTCGGCTGAATGCGCTTCGCGAGGCGACGCGCAGCCGGAGCCGGCTGCAGCGGCCCGCAGCAGCCGTTCTTGCGGTCGCGCTCGCGGTCGCCGGGTGGTCGGAAGCAAAGGACATCTCCACAAGACCGCAGTTGAATCCCTGGATGCCGCCGTTGACGGTGATGCCAGACTGGAGCACGCTGCCCCATGAACAGGGAAACATCGTCTCCGTCGACCTCGACGTCGCCGATGCACTCCGACGGCATCGGGAAACAGGGCTGACCGCGGAGCAGTCGGAGACGGCGCTGACCTCCATGCTGAATCCTGTCTCGGGACTGGAGGAGTGCCGAATCGAAGGCAGCACCCTGAAGCTGACGGCCCGTCAAAGTGTCGTCGACGACATCGTCCGACAGCTCGAAGTTTGGAAAGAGGCGGGCTTTCGCCAGATCGTCATGGAGTGCCGCATCATCACTGCGGAACAGGACCTCGCGACTCCGATCGGCGTCGGCTGGCAGACGATGGGGCAGGTTCGTCCCTCAAATCCGCTGGTACGGCTGGGGGATCCCGTGCAGCCGTTGTTCGTCGGCGGCTCCGCAGCTACCGAGCATTCCTTCCCTGTCTGTGTCGCAGCGATCAATGACTCGCAATCGCTCCAGTTCGTTCGCGCGGCCCAGAGTGACCGTCTGTCCAACGTCATGTTTGCGCCGAAGGTGACCGTCTTCAACGGTGGGACGGCGCGGACAGAGAATCACATGCGGCAGCCGTTCGTCGTTGGCGTGGAAGAGGAGGGCGACGGCACGCTCAAGCCGACCATTCAAAGCTTTGATGAGGGTCTGACTCTGTTGCTGTGTCCCACAGAGAGCCGCGATCACTCGGAGATGAGGGTGACAGGGCGAATTGAAGCGGCTCACATCGTGGACGTGATGACCGTCGCGGCCCGGACGAAGCGTGGACGTGAAGTCAACGTTCAGGTCCCCCGTGTCAACCGCGTCTGCATCGACGTCGATTCCACTTTGAAAATGAACGAGACGCTGCTGATCGGTTGCCTCCCCTCCTATGAGCGCAAGGGGTTCCAGTACCTGATGGTCACGCCACGCCCGCTGGAGGAAACTGAAGCCCGGCCGCGGACGGTGAGGAAGAAGAAGTCGTGA
- a CDS encoding WD40 domain-containing protein: MTRLFLTALTAAAFSQTSFAADAPAPAEKTTYNDHVAIIFRQRCGTCHNSTDKKGDIALDNYAGVMAGGSGGEIVTGGDLSASTLWNVITHESEPKMPPNADKIPQAELDVIKKWILGGVLEKGDSVAKIKVQKAMAKIEVSNARPATVAMPQTFFGEPLHVSPTTNAVTALTTSPWAPLAAVSGHQQISIWNTATLELLGVLPFPEGQPQILKFSRNGSVLLAGGGRGGASGKVVLFDVATGERQVEVGDEYDVVLAADLSPDQTLIALGGPKKMLRVYSTATGELVHEKKKHTDWITAIEFSPDGVLLASGDRSNGVVVWESHSGQEFYPLNGHQGAITDISWRPDSNVVATASEDGTIRLWEMNNGTQVKSTSSHGGVAAMDYIRDGRMVTTGRDSKVRLWDAEGKQVREFAGMTDLGLEVAFDAETERVLGGDWTGLVRVWSAADGKELGQLSTGPRPAAERLAKVQELIPAAEKAAAETAAALAVVTKPITDREAVAKVKLDEANAVAAKAQEATAAKAAAEKVLAEKTAAVAAAEQALIAARAAYEKAILDKDLASRNTAPAQTAVAQAGEVEKAAAEAAAKVKSEADALAAAAKPNEAEQKALTAAQAAAKSAADLATGLKSQTERLKKVIEGLQKPAEGQQAAN; the protein is encoded by the coding sequence GTGACCCGCCTCTTCCTCACCGCTCTCACTGCGGCCGCCTTTTCGCAGACTTCCTTCGCCGCCGATGCGCCGGCACCTGCGGAAAAGACCACCTACAACGACCACGTCGCCATCATCTTCCGTCAGCGCTGCGGCACCTGCCACAACAGCACCGACAAGAAGGGGGACATCGCTCTCGACAATTACGCCGGCGTCATGGCCGGTGGCTCGGGTGGCGAAATCGTGACCGGCGGCGATCTCTCCGCGAGCACGCTCTGGAACGTGATTACGCACGAGTCCGAGCCGAAGATGCCCCCCAATGCGGACAAGATTCCGCAGGCCGAGCTGGACGTCATCAAGAAGTGGATCCTCGGCGGCGTTCTCGAAAAGGGAGATAGCGTCGCGAAGATCAAAGTGCAGAAGGCGATGGCGAAGATCGAGGTGTCGAACGCCCGCCCGGCCACCGTCGCCATGCCGCAGACGTTCTTCGGCGAGCCCCTGCACGTCTCCCCGACGACCAACGCCGTCACCGCACTCACCACGAGCCCGTGGGCTCCCCTGGCCGCCGTTTCGGGTCACCAGCAGATCTCGATCTGGAACACGGCCACTCTCGAACTGCTGGGCGTCCTTCCGTTCCCGGAGGGGCAGCCGCAGATCCTGAAGTTCAGCCGCAACGGCTCGGTTCTCCTCGCGGGTGGCGGACGCGGCGGAGCGTCCGGAAAAGTGGTCCTGTTCGATGTCGCGACGGGCGAGCGGCAAGTCGAAGTCGGCGATGAATACGATGTCGTCCTCGCGGCCGACCTCAGCCCGGACCAGACTCTGATTGCGCTCGGCGGGCCCAAGAAGATGCTCCGCGTCTACTCGACGGCCACCGGCGAACTCGTTCACGAAAAGAAGAAGCACACCGACTGGATCACCGCCATCGAGTTCAGCCCCGATGGCGTGCTGCTCGCCTCGGGCGACCGCTCCAACGGCGTCGTCGTCTGGGAAAGCCATAGCGGACAGGAGTTCTATCCGCTGAACGGCCACCAGGGTGCGATCACCGATATTTCCTGGCGGCCCGACAGCAACGTCGTCGCGACCGCCAGCGAAGACGGCACGATCCGGTTGTGGGAAATGAACAATGGCACGCAGGTGAAGTCGACCAGCTCGCACGGCGGCGTCGCCGCGATGGACTACATCCGCGATGGCCGGATGGTGACCACCGGACGCGATTCCAAGGTTCGCCTGTGGGACGCCGAAGGGAAGCAGGTTCGCGAGTTCGCCGGCATGACGGACCTGGGTCTCGAGGTCGCCTTCGATGCGGAAACCGAGCGGGTGCTCGGCGGCGACTGGACCGGGCTCGTCCGCGTCTGGAGTGCGGCCGACGGCAAGGAACTGGGGCAGCTCTCGACGGGCCCGCGTCCTGCCGCCGAACGGCTCGCGAAGGTGCAGGAACTGATCCCCGCGGCCGAGAAGGCCGCTGCTGAAACGGCCGCCGCGCTCGCAGTCGTGACGAAGCCGATCACCGATCGTGAAGCGGTCGCCAAGGTGAAGCTCGACGAAGCAAACGCCGTCGCCGCCAAGGCCCAGGAAGCGACCGCTGCGAAGGCCGCCGCTGAGAAGGTCCTTGCGGAGAAGACGGCGGCCGTCGCGGCCGCTGAGCAGGCCCTCATCGCGGCCCGTGCGGCCTACGAGAAGGCGATTCTCGACAAGGACCTCGCGAGCCGGAACACGGCTCCAGCCCAGACCGCCGTCGCCCAGGCGGGAGAGGTCGAGAAGGCCGCCGCCGAGGCCGCCGCCAAGGTGAAGTCGGAAGCCGACGCCCTCGCCGCTGCCGCCAAACCCAATGAAGCCGAGCAGAAGGCACTCACCGCTGCCCAGGCCGCGGCTAAGTCGGCCGCCGACCTCGCGACCGGCCTGAAGTCTCAGACCGAGCGGCTGAAGAAAGTGATCGAAGGCCTGCAGAAGCCGGCTGAAGGCCAACAGGCGGCGAATTAA
- a CDS encoding DUF2314 domain-containing protein, with product MQHWTKGERRGFLGGMMLFVAGSAGLLTLDDALQAENARKRHKPEIRQTSASPQEEEMEKAMDEAVDKLDNFLAVLKTPKKNQEQFAIKFFVELKDDAELLWLNELKFEKGVFTGKLANQPALAKHLKMGETLKVKEDDVVDWMYVEDGKLQGGYTIRVQRKYVQAAERKKFDDQFKFKFE from the coding sequence ATGCAACATTGGACGAAGGGGGAACGCCGCGGCTTCCTCGGCGGCATGATGCTGTTTGTCGCCGGTTCCGCCGGTCTGCTGACTCTCGATGACGCTCTGCAGGCGGAGAATGCCCGCAAGCGTCATAAGCCGGAAATCCGGCAAACTTCAGCGAGTCCTCAGGAAGAGGAGATGGAAAAGGCGATGGATGAAGCAGTCGACAAGCTCGACAACTTCCTCGCCGTCCTGAAGACCCCGAAGAAGAACCAGGAACAGTTCGCCATCAAGTTCTTCGTCGAACTCAAAGACGACGCGGAACTGCTGTGGCTCAACGAGCTGAAGTTCGAGAAAGGCGTCTTCACCGGCAAGCTGGCCAACCAGCCGGCTCTCGCCAAGCACCTCAAGATGGGTGAAACCCTCAAGGTGAAGGAAGACGACGTGGTCGACTGGATGTATGTCGAAGACGGCAAACTGCAGGGCGGATATACCATCCGCGTGCAGCGGAAGTACGTGCAGGCCGCCGAACGCAAGAAGTTCGACGACCAGTTCAAGTTCAAGTTTGAATAG
- a CDS encoding DUF1549 domain-containing protein, with product MFLRLTIIALALVASDAGAADLVELRVSPPEINLAGSQDRQAVLVQAIYSDGITRDVADKATFAAGNAALLRQEGQTFWAAADGQTELKVSFEGKECVIPVKVEKAAETKPISFKLDVMPVFMKTGCNSGSCHGAARGKDGFRLSLFGYDPDGDHYRITRELSGRRVDLAVPAASLLVEKGVGAVPHTGGKRIEPGTEIYQNMVNWIAAGCQQDPADIPTCTSIDLYPKNAVLDGEGETQKLTVRATYSDGTDRDVTHLALFLTNNESSAAVSPEGVVKAGARGEAFVMARFATHTVGSQFIVLPKGLNYAEPAADNVNYIDELVSAKLKKLRLLPSGQCTDEEFLRRISIDLVGLLPTREEYAAFTADANPNKREAKIDELIARKDFTDVWVSKWAEWLMLRSDGNRKSYKMIVLYHQWVSEKIASNTPLDQMVKELLASNGGIFKNPEASFYEIERDRLKIAENTAQIFMGMRIQCAQCHNHPFDRWTQDEYYNFAAFFAQVGRKTAEDPREQIIFNSGGGEVKHPVSGKNMEPVFLGGGPADTKGKDRREVLAEWLASPKNPFFAQNFANRVWDHFFGMGIINPVDDVRVSNPASNPELLAELAKRFTESNYNFKQLVKEICMSRTYQRTTERNESNQTDERNFAHQNVRRIKAESMLDIVSQVTNTKDKFRGLPLGARAVEIADGNTSDYFLTTFGRATRETPCSCEVRMEPTLSQALNLMNGDVVNGKIQRGGVLKAMKEQKLEPMQIVEQLYISCLVRKPTEEEKAALAPMFAEGSDTNKALEDVFWALLNSREMLFNH from the coding sequence CGTTGCTTCGGACGCCGGCGCCGCCGATCTTGTCGAACTCCGCGTCTCTCCGCCGGAGATCAATCTCGCCGGCAGCCAGGACCGGCAAGCCGTTCTCGTTCAGGCCATCTACTCGGACGGCATCACCCGCGACGTGGCCGACAAGGCAACCTTCGCGGCCGGGAACGCCGCCCTCCTCCGGCAGGAGGGCCAGACCTTCTGGGCCGCCGCCGACGGCCAGACCGAACTCAAGGTCTCGTTCGAAGGGAAGGAATGCGTCATCCCGGTGAAGGTGGAGAAGGCGGCCGAAACCAAGCCGATCAGCTTCAAGCTGGACGTCATGCCAGTGTTCATGAAGACCGGCTGTAATTCCGGAAGCTGCCACGGCGCCGCCCGCGGCAAGGACGGGTTCCGCCTGTCGCTGTTCGGCTACGACCCGGATGGGGACCACTACCGCATCACCCGCGAGCTTTCCGGCCGGCGGGTCGATCTTGCCGTGCCGGCCGCGAGCCTGCTCGTCGAGAAAGGGGTCGGGGCTGTCCCGCATACGGGCGGCAAACGCATCGAGCCGGGCACGGAAATCTACCAGAACATGGTCAACTGGATCGCCGCCGGATGCCAGCAGGACCCAGCCGACATCCCAACCTGCACGTCGATCGACCTCTATCCCAAAAACGCCGTTCTGGACGGCGAAGGCGAAACGCAGAAGCTGACCGTCCGCGCCACCTACTCGGATGGAACGGACCGCGACGTCACGCACCTCGCCCTGTTCCTGACCAACAACGAATCTTCGGCGGCCGTCTCACCGGAAGGGGTCGTCAAGGCCGGCGCCCGCGGCGAGGCCTTCGTCATGGCCCGGTTCGCGACGCACACCGTCGGCTCGCAGTTCATCGTCCTCCCCAAGGGGCTCAACTACGCCGAGCCCGCGGCGGACAACGTCAACTACATCGATGAACTCGTCAGCGCCAAGCTGAAGAAACTGCGGCTGCTCCCCTCGGGGCAGTGCACGGACGAGGAATTCCTGCGCCGTATTTCGATCGATCTCGTCGGCCTGCTGCCGACGCGCGAGGAGTACGCGGCCTTCACGGCCGATGCGAATCCCAACAAGCGGGAAGCAAAAATCGACGAACTGATCGCCCGCAAGGATTTCACCGACGTGTGGGTTTCCAAGTGGGCCGAGTGGCTGATGCTGCGTTCGGACGGCAATCGCAAGTCGTACAAGATGATCGTGCTGTACCACCAGTGGGTCAGCGAGAAGATCGCCAGCAACACGCCACTCGACCAGATGGTGAAAGAGCTGCTCGCCTCAAACGGCGGCATCTTCAAGAACCCCGAAGCATCGTTCTACGAGATTGAGCGCGACCGCCTGAAGATCGCCGAGAACACCGCCCAGATCTTCATGGGGATGCGGATCCAGTGCGCCCAGTGCCACAACCATCCGTTCGACCGCTGGACCCAGGACGAGTACTACAACTTTGCCGCATTCTTCGCGCAGGTCGGCCGGAAGACGGCGGAGGACCCCCGCGAGCAGATCATCTTCAATTCCGGCGGCGGCGAGGTGAAGCACCCCGTCAGCGGCAAGAACATGGAACCAGTGTTCCTCGGCGGCGGGCCGGCCGACACCAAAGGGAAGGATCGCCGCGAAGTGCTCGCTGAATGGCTGGCTTCGCCGAAGAATCCGTTCTTCGCACAGAACTTCGCCAACCGGGTGTGGGATCACTTCTTTGGCATGGGCATCATTAACCCGGTCGATGACGTGCGGGTCTCGAACCCGGCGTCGAACCCCGAGTTGCTGGCCGAGCTGGCGAAGCGGTTCACGGAGTCGAACTACAACTTCAAGCAGCTGGTGAAAGAGATCTGCATGTCCCGCACGTACCAGCGGACGACAGAGCGGAACGAGTCGAACCAGACCGATGAGCGGAACTTTGCCCACCAGAACGTCCGCCGCATCAAGGCCGAATCGATGCTCGACATCGTCAGCCAGGTGACGAACACGAAGGACAAGTTCCGGGGGCTGCCGTTGGGCGCCCGGGCTGTCGAAATCGCCGACGGCAACACTTCAGACTACTTTCTGACGACGTTCGGCCGGGCGACCCGGGAAACGCCCTGTTCCTGCGAAGTCCGCATGGAGCCGACGCTGTCACAGGCCCTGAACCTCATGAATGGCGACGTCGTCAACGGCAAAATCCAGCGGGGCGGGGTTCTGAAAGCGATGAAGGAACAGAAGCTCGAACCGATGCAGATCGTCGAGCAACTGTACATTTCGTGCCTCGTCCGGAAGCCGACGGAGGAAGAGAAAGCGGCTCTGGCGCCGATGTTTGCCGAGGGATCGGACACGAACAAGGCGCTGGAGGACGTCTTCTGGGCACTGCTCAACTCCAGAGAGATGTTGTTCAATCACTGA